GATTGTTCCTTCAGAGAATAAAAAACACTGGAGTCATACTGTATGGAAAAGACATTAGAGACGAGATTCCAAAAACAGTTCCTATAATTGAAAAGGTAAAGGCATCATTTAACGCAATGCTGTTGTTGATGATGAGTTTCATAATATTTCCATTCAGTTCCAAGTCTGCGTTTTCTCATGCAGTAAAGGCAAACTTTTGGGCATGCGATGACGTGCTTTTTGCATTGGACATGCCGTTATCCACCACAAAACAGGAGGTAAAGGAGATTTGCGCCCTCTTTGACAAGTCTAAGATTGATGTGGATCATCTTATGGAATCTTTAGAATACAAAAAGACCAAAGACAATATCAAAATGAAGAAAGTGTTTGTAATGCAATACATGCTAAAGAGCACACGATTTGTTTACGGACTGTATGCAATCACTCTAAGGAAACTATTCAAATCATGATTTACTATAAAACAACCAAGGCTTCAAAAAAGAAATAGTCTCTTGAAGTCTTTATTTTTTATCTAGAATAAGAAAAAGAGAAAAGACTCTAGAGATTGGCATTTTTCATATTGAACAATGCGGTCTCTTTGAGTTCTTTTAGTTGTTCTTTAATCGATTTTGCAGTATCCGAATCTCCATTTGTATATGCATCTCTAAGCTGTTGCAATAAATCTAGAAATTGGGTTCTTGCAGCATCAACTTCAGCATCACCAGTTGGTTCTGAGAATTTTTGCTGGAATTTTTCAATCTTTCTGTCCATTTTATCACCCTTCATCTTTGCGTGATCAAATGTTTGTGAAATTGAGGCAAAGTTTGCATCATTACCTGCATCTACAACAAAGACATTCTTTGTCATTGTTTGAGATTCTTCATCTCTGTCTATGCTGATGATTTTCCAAACAACATATTTGTTATCTTCACCATCTTTTGCAATTCCGATACTTGCTTTCTTTGCATCAGTGACACCGCTACTTTCAGCAACAGAAACTGCCTGACCTAAAGATACTGTTACTTGGTCTTTTAATTCACCACGAGTTTCTTTGGTCATGTCATCTGGAATTACAATAGAACCAGTAAATCCTTCAACTAGGATGTGTCCATGTCCTTTTTGGTGGTGTTTGTCTCCACCCCATTTTGCATAATCTCCACCATCTGCTATTACGTTTGGTACTGTTGCAACAAACATCATGGCAAAGACTGCTGCAAATGCAGGAATCATGTACTTTGTTTTGCTATTCATTGATAGTCTCATGAAATTTAGAATAAAAGGCATTGTTATCAAGTGATACGTAACAATGTTACCTGACGTTTAAGTCTCAAAAGAGATTTTTTTGTTTGATGAGTCAGATCTGTAAGGGAGTTTGTAAGACAAAAAAGGCAATGTCCATGCCAAATAATTTACGTTATAAATCAGGACAGAAAAGATGTAGTTTATGTAATTGTTATTTTTATACTAACAAAATTACTTGTCCTTGCTGTGCTATCAGACTTAGGACGAAACCACGAAGCAAAAGACTATGGGAACAATAATGATGCATTATGGAATTTATCTTTAGAGGCGACTATTTCTGGCACGTGAATATAGAGATCGAATCTACATCAGGAAGGATATTTTGTTGAAGCTTTACGAGTATGGTGAAATGAATCAAAGTAAATTGATGAGCATATGTGGATTAAACAACGTAAAACATAAGGGCATCTTAGATGGCATGGTGGAAAAACAAATGATTGAAAGAAAAGAAGAAGCATGGGGAAACAAAACAGTTTACAAATATAGAATTTCAAATAAAGGAAAAAATATTCTTGATGAAGTATTACAAAAATACGAGGAGTTATTCCCTCGAGACAAAGGAGATGATTAAAAATGTCTGAAGACAAAAACCGTGAAAATATTTTTGAAATTCTAGATGGAATGATGTTTCAGCTTAGCAAAACAAAGAAGATGTTTTTGTTAATGATAATTACCACTTTGATCATACCTCCAATCTCTTTAATTGCAATTACTAGTGTATATGATCCTCCATATCAGGATAGATTCAAAGAGAATTTTGATATTCGTTTACAATCCAAATTGGACAGCGGTGAAATTACTGAAGATGAATATAATCTGATTAAAGAGAAATTCTCAAAAAGAGAAAAACCTAATCCTCTGCTCAAACCTCACCAGCTTGTAATTTTTGCCATTTCTATTGTGTGGTTAGGAATAGGAATAAGACAATGGTTTGTCATTTCAAAATGGGATAAACGATACAAGCAATTCAAGGAACAACAAAAAGAGATAGATAAAAAATTTGAAGATGATTCCGAGGATGAAAAATGATTTGTGATATATGTAGAAAAAAAATGACTATTTCTGAAGGTCTAACTGAAATCAATAACAAAAGATTTCATGTATCATGTAAAAATCAGTTTGAGACAGATTTGAGAAAAAGTAAGGGTTTGGACAGGAAATTTTAAACTAAGATGAATAAACTAAATATTTTATTTTATGTGGCTGCTGTAACTACTGCAATAGCAGGTATAATTCACGTGATCTTAGGTATTCCGTCCAACAATCAAAATATGCAGATACTTTTTGTTGCAGGGGGATTACTTCAGATTTTTTGGATTATTCCTATGCTTAGAAAATGGGGAAATGTTTGGTATGGCACAGGACTTGGAGGAACAATTGTCTTTATTGCAATCTGGGGGATTACTAGGATTCCTGATAATTTCATTACTGGACGAGGAGGAAGAATCAGTGATAATGGAATTTTAACTGAAGTATTTCAGATTGCCTTTGTTGTAATTGTGATTGCTATTTTTGTATTAGAAAAGAAAACTCTATCTAAAAAAGAAGAGAAGGACAGATGAGATGAGTTCTATGCAATCTACCGCTAAACAAATTCACAATGTTCTTGATATTCAAAATGTTTCCAAAGTTTACCAAACTGCTGCAGGAAAAGTTGTTGCATTGAAAAATGTTAGTTTCTCCATTCCAAAAGGCCAATTCGTATCTATTGTTGGACCATCTGGTAGTGGAAAGTCTACTCTCCTCAACATGATTGGTGCTCTGGATAAACCCTCTAGAGGTACTGTGTTTATGGAAGGATTTGATATTTTCAAACTAACAGATAACAAACTTGCAAAAATTCGCAATAATAAAATTGGTTTTGTATTTCAATCGTTTAATTTGATTAATCGTTCTTCAGTTCAAAAAAACATAGAACTCCCTGGAATAATATCAGGAATGGATGGGACAACCAGAACAAAACGTACCTTGAGTATTCTAAAAACACTTGGGATTTTGAAAAAAGCAAAACACAAACCGGTTAATCTAAGTGGGGGAGAACAGCAAAGAGTTGCAATTGGCAGGGCTTTGATAAATAATCCTGCAATTATTCTTGCAGACGAACCTACTGGAAATTTGGATACTGCCACAGGAGAAGACATATTCCAGCTTTTATCCCAGTTGACAAAGAAATACCAAAGAACTGTAGTGATGATTACACATAATGTTGAATTGGCAAAAAGAACAGACCGTTCAATATACATGAGAGATGGAGAAATCGAGAAAGATGTCTATAACTGAAATGACTAGAAAAAATATTGCTTTACGACTGTTTGCCATTGTAACCTTTTTGATCATTATATCGTTACCAAGTAATGCTCATGCTCAAACAAGAGATTGTCTTTCAACAACTAACACAAGAGTTGATGCAGACTATAATGGACCTGTTTTCTTGGATGCATACTGGACTGACAGAAGCGAATCAAGTGTGGATGTCCTAAATCCTTTAGAATTAGAAGTAGGTCCTGGAGAAGGGCCTTCCACACTAGCTGTTGTCTTTGTTAATCGTTCTCCGCTTGAACTTTATGCTATTACAGGATATCTGCGTCTTCCAACGGGGTTTGAACCGGGTGGAACCAGTGCCGAACCTGAAGCAAAATCATACTTTGCATCTTCATTTAGCAAAAATATTGGCGATGTTTCCCAAGCGAGTTATTTTGACAAGCTAGAAGAAGGTGAAGTGTTTACTCTGTACTTTGATGTTGATATTTTAGATACTGCAAAAGTTGGCTCGTATATGAGTTCTGCAATTTTGGATTATTCTACAAGCGAGTATGTGAGGAGTTGTAAATCTGCAATGCTTGATGTGCCTTTTATCTTGCCTGGAAAAGTAATATTGGATCTTAGTACTGACAACAAACCACTTACACCTAAAATTCCAAACTCTATTGATTTTATTATTTCAAACAAGGGCAGTTCTCCTGCAACTGGTGCAATCTTGACAATTCTTAACATAGGAGATGATAACAGTCGCTCATCACGAGACAGTTCTAGCTCTACTGTTACTTTGGAATCATCAGATACTGAACTTGTCAACCTTGGTGAGAATACCTTTAACATTGGCACAATACCTGCAAATGATTCTACTCGAATTTCCACAATAATATTTCCAGAGGCAACATCAGCTTCATCAGTTCAAAACCTTAGTTTACAAATCACATATGGAAATGCATATGGATACAAACAGACCGAACTTTTGACTACTGGACTTGTTGTTTCACCAAAACCCTCTGAATCACCAATAATAGTTTCAGTCGATACACAACATTCTGAACCTGTGGTAACTGCGGGCATTGTTGAAAACATTACATTTCAAGTGACAAACAATGGTGAAGATGAAATCACAGATTTGCTACTTACACTATCAGGTGAGACTACAGAAATAAAAATTATGGGTAAATCAAAATGGATGATTAACTCTTTGCCTGTTGGTGAAACATACGAATTTACTACTGATGTTTTTGCATCCACCAGTCTTATCAACAATCCTAATTCCTTTAACATGAATCTTGATTATATTTCTGATGGGGAATCAAGTATAGATACAGCCAATGTTGGTGTTTTTGTTGCAGGAAGTATCGAACTTACTCTTTATGATATGCAAGTAAACAATATTGGAGGAACCATACATCTTGTTGGAAATGTACTAAATCAAGGAAGTACTACTGGAAAATTTGCAAAGATAGAACTATTGTCTCTTTCTGATATTTCTGACATGTCTGAGATTGCTCCACAATATTTAGGCGACCTTACAGATGATTCATCAATCCCATTTAGTATACCGTTGTCTGTAAAAGCAATTCCAGAAGGAAAACATCCTTTCTCTGTCAAAGTTACATATGCAGATGATCTTAGAAATTTCCATGAGATAGTTTTTGATGATGTTGTCAATGTATCGCAAATCAAACAACAAATGTCTTCTAATGAGCGTGGAGGTTCAAACTCTTCATTGCCTTTAGAAGTAATTCTAGGAATTGCAGTATCTGTAATTATTGCAATTGTGGTTTTTGTGAAAATCAAAAAGAGTCGCAGTAATCCTAATTCTGTAGATGATGATCTGGATTTTCTCTTAGATGATTCGAAGAGCTCAAAGAATTGAATCCTACTGAAATCCTAAAACTCTCTTTTTCTGCATTAAACGAACGCAAAGTTAGAACATTGCTTACCGTTTTGATGGTAGTCGTAGGAAGCAGTTTGATGATAGTTCTTAATGGATTAAGTGCTGGACAGACTCAGTTTATCGAGGACCAACTAAATCAGCTTGCAGATAATGTATTGACTGTAACTCCAGGCCAGCGTTCTTTTCGAAGTGTGGATACCACTCCCTCAATTGTATTTAATTCAGCAGTTGTAAATAAGATGAATTCACTGTCTTCTGTAATTGATGTGATACCGAGATATTCTGGCTCAGTTGATCTTAATTCTCAATCTCGAGTCTTGCGTACTTCAGTATTGGCAATGAATCCTGATGATGTTTATGTTAGCGTTCCTGGACTTGAAATGGAGTCAAGCTCTGTAATCAAACCCAATGATCCTTCAGCTATACTTGTGGGACAAAGTGTCGCCTATCCAGATGGCTCTGCGTTTCCCATAGTGACCCTTGGTCAATCTGTCAAACTCACTTTTACTTATGTTGATGATGAAGGTGATCAACAAGAAGACTCGAGAACGTTTGTAGT
This region of Nitrosopumilus sp. genomic DNA includes:
- a CDS encoding nucleotidyltransferase domain-containing protein, which codes for MPIQNKRLKQFMEEMVVELTAKFPDEVVSFVLFGSATTGEWVRGKSDIDCIVIIKDKKLCDEIENYLNKILLTLDAKYDLKLSETCTSYKKTDNPALNLIFKTENKMMFGQPFYVVAQEQLDLKQFKITKDLKTELGARTIASLGLFLQRIKNTGVILYGKDIRDEIPKTVPIIEKVKASFNAMLLLMMSFIIFPFSSKSAFSHAVKANFWACDDVLFALDMPLSTTKQEVKEICALFDKSKIDVDHLMESLEYKKTKDNIKMKKVFVMQYMLKSTRFVYGLYAITLRKLFKS
- a CDS encoding ABC transporter ATP-binding protein: MSSMQSTAKQIHNVLDIQNVSKVYQTAAGKVVALKNVSFSIPKGQFVSIVGPSGSGKSTLLNMIGALDKPSRGTVFMEGFDIFKLTDNKLAKIRNNKIGFVFQSFNLINRSSVQKNIELPGIISGMDGTTRTKRTLSILKTLGILKKAKHKPVNLSGGEQQRVAIGRALINNPAIILADEPTGNLDTATGEDIFQLLSQLTKKYQRTVVMITHNVELAKRTDRSIYMRDGEIEKDVYN